From Poecile atricapillus isolate bPoeAtr1 chromosome Z, bPoeAtr1.hap1, whole genome shotgun sequence, one genomic window encodes:
- the CDC37L1 gene encoding hsp90 co-chaperone Cdc37-like 1: MALWLPRSRDGGAPEEEDEERAQAAAFRQRLPEVQTYSQGIELACQKEREFVKHSVECTWNLAEAQQKFGNLALHNSESCDQESAQARTEAAELRWREEEWRRKEEALNQRERQNLWNTDPVSKEVFNKSFINQKRKEIEDEAVSEPLMQKHEQKIRHFGMLSRWDDSQRFLSDHPYLVCEETSRYLMLWCFHLEAEQKRALMEQVAHQAVVMQFIIEIARSCNVDPRGCFRLFFQKAKTGEGYFEAFKNELEAFKTRVRIWSQSHGFQTMLLHDLNVSPGCVGEWTSFFQNTGDLQGSINTDVCSFNSVIQRDEEESKMMDTL, encoded by the exons ATGGCGCTGTGGCTGCCGCGCTCCCGGGACGGCGGCGCCccggaggaggaggacgaggagcgGGCACAGGCTGCTGCCTTCCGCCAGCGCCTGCCGGAGGTGCAG ACATACAGCCAAGGGATTGAATTAGCCTGCCAAAAAGAAAGAGAGTTTGTGAAGCACTCTGTAGAATGCACATGGAACCTAGCAGAAGCCCAGCAAAAATTTGGTAATTTAGCACTGCATAATTCAGAATCCTGTGATCAGGAATCTGCTCAAGCAAGGACAGAAGCTGCCGAGTTGAGATGGAGAGAGGAAGagtggagaagaaaagaagaagcacTAAACCAGAGGGAACGACAGAATCTATGGAACACAGATCCTGTTAGTAAAGAAGTTTTTAATAAG agTTTTAttaatcaaaaaagaaaagaaattgaagaTGAAGCTGTGTCTGAACCACTTATGCAAAAACATGAACAAAAGATTAGACACTTTG GCATGCTGAGCAGATGGGATGATAGTCAAAGGTTTTTATCTGATCATCCATACCTTGTATGTGAAGAAACATCTAGGTATCTCATGTTGTGGTGTTTTCATCTAGAAGCTGAACAG aaaagagCTCTGATGGAGCAAGTAGCACACCAAGCAGTTGTAATGCAGTTTATTATAGAAATTGCCAGAAGCTGCAATGTGGATCCAAGAGGATGTTTTCGTCTCTTTTTCCAAAAAGCCAAA acaGGAGAAGGCTACTTTGAGGCCTTTAAAAATGAACTTGAGGCATTCAAGACAAGAGTGAGAATCTGGTCACAATCACATGGCTTTCAAACTATGTTACTCCATGATCTCAATGTCAGTCCTGGTTGTGTGGGAGAGTGGACATCTTTTTTTCAG AACACAGGAGATCTGCAAGGTTCCATAAACACAGATGTCTGCAGTTTCAACTCTGTGATACAAAGAGATGAAGAAGAATCCAAAATGATGGACACATTATAG